The Patescibacteria group bacterium nucleotide sequence ACAACAAGGTGTTATACTAGGTGACTGGTACTGGGCGCCGGTAGTACCAACGTTATTAGACTATGTGAGTACTTCATGTCCTGTGGCTGAAACGGTCTGTAAAAATATTATTAACTTGCCAACTCATATTAATATCTCACCAAGAGCTGCTGAAAAAATTATTACTCTAATGAAACCTTATGTCACTAACCATTAAACCGATTACAGATCAAACCGTTTGGGATCAATTTATTGTGGTAGAAAAACCCGACACGTTTTTACAGAGCTATACTTGGGGTGAATTTCAGGCAGACAAGATTGAACGCATCGGGGTATGGTCAGAGAATGATCTAGTCGGTGTGGCCTTATTGATTATCACGGAGGCCAAACGCGGTAAGTTTATTTTATGTCCCCACGGACCTATAATTAAAGCCCATAATAATCTCGTGCTAGATAAGTTATTAGAGTACATGGTTGAGTTAGGTAAAAAAGTCAAAGCCGATTTTATCAGGGTGGCACCTTTATTTCCAGATCAGCCGGATGTTAAAGACTGTTTTATTAAAGAAGGGTTTAGACGAGCGCCAATTCACGTTCATCCGGAATTAAGTTGGATTTTAGATATTACGCCAGACGATGAAATACTCATGAAGAATATGCGTAAAACCACTCGTTACAGTATTCGCAAAGCCGAAAAAGATGGTGTGACTGTTAGAATCAGTACAAACCAAGCTGACATTGCCGTATTTCACAAGTTATACCTTACTACTGTGGCGCGGCAAGGTTTCCAACCATTCAGTTTGGAATATTTAGAGCGTGAGTTTACTACCTTCAACCAGACTGACATGGTCAGAATTGGCATTGCCGAGGAACAAGGTGTGGCCGTGGCTGGTGCGATTATTATTCTGACACCTTATGAAGCCTTTTATCATCAAGGTGCTTCATCACATATCAACCCAAAATCAACCGCGGCTTATCTGTTACAATGGCGTATGATCCAGGAAGCCAAGCAGCATGGTTGCACAAAATATAACTTCTGGGGTATTAGCCCCGACGATAAGCCGAATCACCCTTGGGCTGGTTTGAGTCTGTTTAAGAAAGGTTTTGGTGGGCAGGCTTACCAGTATCTACCAACGCAAGATAGACCGCTGACTTTAAAATATTGGCTCAATTGGTTACTGGAAACTACGCGGCGAAAGCGACGCGGGTATGATTAAACATCCAGGGGTGTAGCACCTCTGGAATAATAATTGTGCCATCAGCTTGCTGATAATTTTCCATGATAGCGGCAATAATCCGGCCAATCGCTAGGGCGGTGGCATCGTTCATGTGGACAAAATTAGTACTACCATCCGCTTGGCGGTACCGTGTATTTAACCGTCTCGCTTGATAATCTGTCATGTAGTCAGCGGTATGCGTTTCACGATACACGCCTTGACCAGGCATCCAGGTATTTATATCCATCCCGCGCGCATTTGGATCACCGATATCACCGGTGCATTTTAGTAAGACCTGATACGGTAAGTTTAATTTTTGTAATAATGTTTCTTCAATACTCACTAACAAGTTGTGTTCTGCCATACCTTGCTCTGGCGTACTAAATACTTCCATTTCTATTTTATGAAATTGATGTAACCGCAAAATACCGCGCGTATCTTTACTGGCCGCACCAGCCTCACGCCGCAAGGCTGGTGAAAAAGCAATATACCGTAAAGGCAATTTAGCTTCCGGAATAATTTCACCCAAATGAATCGAGCCTAATGTATGCTCAGCACTACCAATTAAATACAGATCATCCGATGGAATGTAATACCGTTCAGCAGCGGGATGTAATCGACCCATCTTTTCAAACACATCAGGTTTAATAAAAATGGGCGGAATAACCGGTATGAACCCCTGCTCTAGGGTGACGGAAAATGCTAACTGCACTAAAGCATATTCCATTAAGGCTAATTCTTTTTTAAGATATGTAAACCTGGCACCCGAGACGCGGGCAGCCGCCTCATTATCAATCACATCTAACGCTTTGCCTAATTCCCAGTGCGGTTTTGGAGTAAAATCAAACTGAGGTTGTGTCCCCCACTCACGCACCATCACATTGCCAGATTCATCCGCACCAACTGGCGTATCCTGTGTGGGAACATTTGGTACTTGATACATTAATACTTGATAATCATGCTCAACCTTACGTAATTCCTCTTCAATCTTACTGGCTTGTTGTTTTAGGTTTTTACCAAGTTCAATCTGATCTGGAGTTGGTTTATTCTTCTTACCTTGATTAGCAAAGGCATTACGTTGTTGATTAAGATCATCTAAGTTTTTTTGTAACTCTCTTTTGGCATCATATTTCTTTAGAACTTCTTCAATATTAACCGTACTATTTTTATTTTTTATAGCCTGTTTTACTTCATTAAGATGGTCGCGAATATATTTGATATCAAGCATAGTTTTGGGTTATTGTTTTGGTCTTAACAGTGGAAACATTACGCACTCACGAATCGGTTTATCCATTAAAAATGAAAACAATCTTTCACTCACGCCAAAACCGGAAGTGGGTGGCATGCCATATTCTAAGGCATCAATAAAATCTTGATCATGCCTTTGCGCTTCCTCATCACCGGCCGCGCGCAGTTTGGCTTGATTGGCAAAACGTTCGGCCTGATCAATTGGATCATTCAACTCAGTATAACCGTTGCCCAGTTCACTACCGGCAATAATTACTTGATAGCGTTCGACTAATTCAGGATTGTCGGTTTTTCTTTTAGCTAAGGGTGAGACAGCTACAGGATGATTCACTAAAAACACGGGTCCGGCTATTTGTTTACGACAATGTTTCCATAATAGATCCATCAGTCTCCCTTTCCCCATCTCACCAGCTATTTTAATATTAAGTTCAGTACACTTTTTTTTAAGATCCGTGGCTGAACTGGTTAATATATTAATATTAAGTTGATCTTGAATGGCCGTGACATAATCTAATCTCGGCCACGGTTGATCGAAATCAACTTTAAAACCTTTGATGTCGAATTGTAATTTACCGAAAGTAGCTTGAATAACATGTTTGTAGAGTCGTTCTACTAAGTGCATGGTATTTTCATAATTAGCATAAGCCCAATAAAATTCCATTTGGGTGTAATCTTGTAAATGTTCCGGGCTAATGCCTTCATTGCGAAATTGTCGACCAATTTCAAAGGTTTTTTCAAAGCCCGCCACCATGAGACGTTTTTGCCATAATTCCCCCATCGAGATACGCAAATACAGATCAATGTCTAAAGCATTATGGTGCGTTGTGAACGGTTTAGCGTCGGCTCCACCGGGCGTGGTTTCCAGCACGGGTGTTTCTACTTCCAGGAAATTTTCCGTTTGTAAAAACTCGCGCAGGCTCCGCCAGAACATGGCTTTCTTTTGAAACATATCACGCAACTCCGGACGCAGCTGCATATCCACATAACGCCGCCGGTAACGTTGTTCTTCATCTTGTAAACCAAACCATTCATCCGGTAATGGCTGGATGGCTTTGCTTAACATGATAATCTTTTCAACCAGAATAGATTGTTGGCCCTTATGTGTCACAAAAGGTTTGCCGCTTACCTCGACAATATCACTGACATCAAATAAATTTAGCTCGCTGTAATCTGGTTGTTTTAGTTCGGTTTTAGATAAGGCAATTTGAATTCTGCCTGACGCATCTTCCAGTTGAGCAAAAGTTAATTTGCCGTGTTCCCGCCATTGCCTTATTCTACCAGTTATTATTACAGTAACATCCGATAAACTAGCAAAGTCAGTTAGGACTTGAGCCACCGTATGGGTACGATGACTAACCGACGGAAACACCTGACCCAACTTTTCCAAGTAGGCTTTGGCTTTATCTATCCGAACAGACCGTTCTTCCATTAGGACACTTTCGTTAGCGTGTAGATGATATTACCTTTCGGTACAGCCACCGTCACTTTATCTCCGACTTTATGACCTAAAAATGCTTTCCCCATGGGCGATTCATTAGAAATCTTTCCATTGGCTGGGTCGGCCTCATTTGAGCCTACCACATCATATTTCAATTCTTTGCCAGCTGGATTAGTGACAGTAATACTTGAACCAATCACCACTGTTTTCGAACCTTTCGCTTTGGTAATCAGTTTGGCATTACGGATGGCTTCTTCCAACTCTAATATCTTAGTTTCAACCAAGACTTGTTCTTCTTTAGCATCACTATACTCCGCATTTTCTGATAAATCACCCAGCTCTTTAGCACTGGCAATTCGGCTGGAAATATCCTTACGTTTGGTCGTTTTAAAGTACTCCAAATCACTCTTTAATTTCTCTAAACCTTCTGGTGTTACAAATGTTTCTTTATTTGTCATGCCGAGTATTGTACTGTGGCTAGTATTGAGTGTCAATACCATATTTACTCAACACCGCTTTGGCTACTGGCACGGCGGCTTCGGTGCTTTCGCCACCTTCCTCAACCAACACGGTTAAGACTAATTTTGGATTTTCGTATGGTAAAAAAGTGGTATACCAGGAATGGGTTTTGTCTGTGCCACCCATTTGGGCGGTACCGGTTTTACCGGCCGACGTCATTGGCAAGCTGCTCATGGTTCGGGCGCTACCGCCGGTAACCGCTTGACGCATACCGGCGCGTACTACAGCTAAATATTGATCATCGACAAACTGCTGCCGCCGAATAATGGGCTCAACTGTTTGTGTGGTGACACCGGCTTGATCGGTGATATGGTCGACCAATTGTGGCTGATACAAGGTGCCACCATTAGCCACGACTGATGTGTACATAGCTACTTGTAGGGGTGTGACTAATAAATCACCTTGGCCAATTGAGACATGGTAAGTATCTCCTAAATACCACGGCTCACCTTTTGCCTCTTCTTTCCATTCCCGGGTTGGTACAAAACCATCAGCTTCACCGGGTAAAGGAATGCCGCTTTCTTCGCCCAAGCCAAATTCTTTAGCATAAGCGGCGATACGATCAATGCCCAATCCACCGGTAATTTCACGAGTGTCTTTATCATAGGTGCCACCGCCAGCAATATAAAAATAGGTATTCACTGACTCAGCTAAAGCTTTATAGATATTTGTAATACCATGCCCGCCGGCTTTCCAATCTGGAAATAAACTATCAACCATGATACCGCCGACACTATTCACGGTGGTGGCCGGTGTTACTACTCCTTCTTGTAAAGCAGCTGATGCTACAATCAGTTTAAAAGTTGAACCAGATGGATACTCTCCGGAAATGACGCGATTAAACAAAGGTTTACGGGAATCGTTTATTAAATCAGCGTAGGTGTTAGCCGTGATGCCTTTAATAAATAGATTCGGATCATAGCTGGGATAGCTGACTAAAGCCCGAATGGCGCCAGTGTTAGGATCAAGGGCTACGGCTGAG carries:
- a CDS encoding peptidoglycan bridge formation glycyltransferase FemA/FemB family protein, with translation MSLTIKPITDQTVWDQFIVVEKPDTFLQSYTWGEFQADKIERIGVWSENDLVGVALLIITEAKRGKFILCPHGPIIKAHNNLVLDKLLEYMVELGKKVKADFIRVAPLFPDQPDVKDCFIKEGFRRAPIHVHPELSWILDITPDDEILMKNMRKTTRYSIRKAEKDGVTVRISTNQADIAVFHKLYLTTVARQGFQPFSLEYLEREFTTFNQTDMVRIGIAEEQGVAVAGAIIILTPYEAFYHQGASSHINPKSTAAYLLQWRMIQEAKQHGCTKYNFWGISPDDKPNHPWAGLSLFKKGFGGQAYQYLPTQDRPLTLKYWLNWLLETTRRKRRGYD
- the serS gene encoding serine--tRNA ligase — encoded protein: MLDIKYIRDHLNEVKQAIKNKNSTVNIEEVLKKYDAKRELQKNLDDLNQQRNAFANQGKKNKPTPDQIELGKNLKQQASKIEEELRKVEHDYQVLMYQVPNVPTQDTPVGADESGNVMVREWGTQPQFDFTPKPHWELGKALDVIDNEAAARVSGARFTYLKKELALMEYALVQLAFSVTLEQGFIPVIPPIFIKPDVFEKMGRLHPAAERYYIPSDDLYLIGSAEHTLGSIHLGEIIPEAKLPLRYIAFSPALRREAGAASKDTRGILRLHQFHKIEMEVFSTPEQGMAEHNLLVSIEETLLQKLNLPYQVLLKCTGDIGDPNARGMDINTWMPGQGVYRETHTADYMTDYQARRLNTRYRQADGSTNFVHMNDATALAIGRIIAAIMENYQQADGTIIIPEVLHPWMFNHTRVAFAA
- the lysS gene encoding lysine--tRNA ligase → MEERSVRIDKAKAYLEKLGQVFPSVSHRTHTVAQVLTDFASLSDVTVIITGRIRQWREHGKLTFAQLEDASGRIQIALSKTELKQPDYSELNLFDVSDIVEVSGKPFVTHKGQQSILVEKIIMLSKAIQPLPDEWFGLQDEEQRYRRRYVDMQLRPELRDMFQKKAMFWRSLREFLQTENFLEVETPVLETTPGGADAKPFTTHHNALDIDLYLRISMGELWQKRLMVAGFEKTFEIGRQFRNEGISPEHLQDYTQMEFYWAYANYENTMHLVERLYKHVIQATFGKLQFDIKGFKVDFDQPWPRLDYVTAIQDQLNINILTSSATDLKKKCTELNIKIAGEMGKGRLMDLLWKHCRKQIAGPVFLVNHPVAVSPLAKRKTDNPELVERYQVIIAGSELGNGYTELNDPIDQAERFANQAKLRAAGDEEAQRHDQDFIDALEYGMPPTSGFGVSERLFSFLMDKPIRECVMFPLLRPKQ
- the greA gene encoding transcription elongation factor GreA yields the protein MTNKETFVTPEGLEKLKSDLEYFKTTKRKDISSRIASAKELGDLSENAEYSDAKEEQVLVETKILELEEAIRNAKLITKAKGSKTVVIGSSITVTNPAGKELKYDVVGSNEADPANGKISNESPMGKAFLGHKVGDKVTVAVPKGNIIYTLTKVS
- the mrdA gene encoding penicillin-binding protein 2, whose product is MKDLFNSIRDGSIRDTKLGTYYRAHVVDKAPIDPSVPTSYIASALPGSRVSWLGTVMVGLCIVLLGRLVWLQVLHGSDYRAQADANRSQIITIPAARGLIYDVTGLPLVKNEPNFVVLEKNTNKNNTQPHIVQEFVAHDKAIALMAQFHDSTSVYVEAQTARHYTQPDLYAHILGYIGRISNADLADGLADDYELSDQIGKTGLESTYEAVLHGKKGTITKETTAAGQAMNDIAEEPAIPGENLVLTIDTNLQQLLYDELKNMVDSKGLPGASAVALDPNTGAIRALVSYPSYDPNLFIKGITANTYADLINDSRKPLFNRVISGEYPSGSTFKLIVASAALQEGVVTPATTVNSVGGIMVDSLFPDWKAGGHGITNIYKALAESVNTYFYIAGGGTYDKDTREITGGLGIDRIAAYAKEFGLGEESGIPLPGEADGFVPTREWKEEAKGEPWYLGDTYHVSIGQGDLLVTPLQVAMYTSVVANGGTLYQPQLVDHITDQAGVTTQTVEPIIRRQQFVDDQYLAVVRAGMRQAVTGGSARTMSSLPMTSAGKTGTAQMGGTDKTHSWYTTFLPYENPKLVLTVLVEEGGESTEAAVPVAKAVLSKYGIDTQY